A portion of the Acidisarcina polymorpha genome contains these proteins:
- a CDS encoding STAS domain-containing protein, with the protein MSLKLSTRQVDGITILDLSGRITLGEGSVQLRDAVRDLLSKGSKHILLNLGDVNYIDSSGIGELVSAYTTVRNQGGELKLLNLTKKVHDLLQITKLYTVFDVKDDEATAIASFTK; encoded by the coding sequence GTGAGCCTAAAACTCAGTACCCGTCAGGTCGACGGTATTACCATTCTCGATTTAAGCGGTCGCATCACGCTCGGCGAGGGCAGCGTCCAGTTGCGCGACGCGGTCCGCGACCTGCTGTCTAAGGGTTCCAAGCATATCCTGCTCAACCTTGGCGACGTAAACTACATCGACAGCTCGGGTATCGGCGAACTCGTCAGCGCTTACACCACCGTACGCAATCAAGGCGGAGAGCTCAAATTGCTCAATCTGACCAAGAAGGTCCATGACCTGCTTCAAATCACCAAGCTCTACACCGTCTTCGACGTGAAGGACGACGAAGCGACTGCGATTGCTTCTTTTACCAAGTAA
- a CDS encoding MBL fold metallo-hydrolase: MSNDNDRAATPPWDASLVNLTSKELSPGVLAVLPDDVFDKDHVATTAGFVIGERAVLVIESMLNGDLASQLIGLVRKKTSKPIRFLVNTSYHGDHAYGNYVFPESTVVVQHPATKRYMDEHFEEDRTFMLGLMGRGKGIERVHSRSADVVVPEMITIDLGGRKVEVRHLGFAQTPGDLVVWVPDAKVLWVGNMIQAPSPALPWLLEGRHHDTIETLSRVKAFLPEDATIIPGHGKPMRPSDIDFPLNYLRELDGSVRRAIDEGRSAEETQDAVAMAHYGDYSLFEWAHRTVNVPAAYSHLRENTTE; encoded by the coding sequence ATGAGCAACGACAATGATCGAGCAGCTACACCTCCGTGGGATGCCTCTCTTGTAAACCTAACGTCGAAGGAACTATCTCCTGGTGTCTTAGCGGTACTGCCAGACGACGTCTTCGACAAAGACCACGTGGCCACGACAGCAGGGTTCGTGATCGGGGAGCGGGCGGTTCTGGTGATCGAATCCATGCTGAATGGCGATCTCGCTTCGCAGCTCATTGGTCTTGTGCGGAAGAAAACAAGCAAGCCCATTCGGTTTCTTGTAAACACGAGCTATCACGGAGATCACGCGTACGGCAATTATGTCTTCCCGGAGAGTACGGTCGTCGTTCAGCATCCCGCCACCAAGCGGTACATGGATGAACATTTTGAAGAGGACCGCACTTTCATGCTCGGCCTGATGGGCAGAGGTAAAGGCATCGAACGGGTTCACTCACGCAGCGCTGACGTCGTGGTCCCCGAAATGATCACAATTGATTTGGGGGGTCGAAAGGTCGAAGTTCGGCATCTCGGCTTCGCCCAAACACCGGGCGACCTCGTTGTTTGGGTACCCGATGCCAAAGTGCTATGGGTGGGCAACATGATTCAAGCACCTTCTCCCGCTCTCCCCTGGCTCCTGGAAGGCCGGCATCACGACACGATTGAAACTCTAAGTCGCGTGAAGGCATTCCTTCCCGAGGATGCGACCATCATTCCCGGACACGGCAAGCCCATGCGCCCGTCGGACATTGACTTTCCTCTCAACTATCTTCGTGAACTTGACGGCTCGGTGCGAAGAGCGATCGATGAGGGACGCTCCGCAGAGGAAACTCAGGATGCAGTTGCGATGGCTCACTACGGCGACTATAGCCTCTTCGAATGGGCACACAGGACGGTCAACGTTCCGGCTGCTTACAGTCATCTTCGAGAGAACACAACTGAGTAG
- a CDS encoding N-terminal phage integrase SAM-like domain-containing protein yields the protein MVTKGYAEPVKASFASLLPHYLKHQKPRLRQRSYERTSGIVENQLRPFFGSMPMASIRRAEIQEYVTERAGQISAGGVTKELNVLKHLLGLALNGN from the coding sequence ATGGTGACGAAGGGATATGCCGAGCCGGTGAAAGCGTCCTTCGCTTCCCTGCTACCGCACTACCTGAAGCACCAGAAGCCAAGGCTGAGACAGCGCAGCTATGAACGAACATCAGGCATTGTCGAGAACCAATTACGTCCATTCTTTGGCTCGATGCCGATGGCCAGCATTCGCAGAGCGGAGATCCAGGAGTATGTGACAGAGCGTGCAGGGCAAATCTCGGCCGGCGGCGTCACAAAGGAGCTGAATGTCCTCAAACACCTGCTGGGCTTGGCCTTGAATGGAAATTGA
- a CDS encoding response regulator — protein MKWNAFNAVGSGELGMLVQSGTRTSHRILCVDDEVVATTLRAEILREHGYSVSLFHCPFKALESDLSAVDLALLDFHMPGMNGRELLLRMRAFGVPYPILLLTGCLELLSYEDRVLFSRCLDKGKPVQDLLDSIWKFLDPDETPDWGCRK, from the coding sequence ATGAAATGGAACGCCTTTAATGCTGTTGGTTCAGGGGAGTTGGGTATGCTGGTTCAGTCCGGAACGAGAACATCTCATCGAATACTGTGCGTCGACGACGAGGTCGTTGCCACAACACTACGAGCCGAAATCCTTCGCGAACACGGTTACTCGGTCAGTCTGTTTCATTGCCCTTTTAAGGCACTTGAAAGTGATCTTTCTGCAGTGGACCTTGCGCTACTCGACTTTCACATGCCGGGGATGAATGGCCGCGAACTCCTACTGCGCATGCGGGCCTTCGGTGTGCCGTATCCAATACTTCTATTAACAGGATGCTTAGAACTACTCTCCTACGAAGATCGTGTGCTTTTCTCGCGATGCTTAGACAAGGGAAAGCCCGTTCAAGATTTACTCGACAGCATCTGGAAGTTCCTGGACCCCGATGAAACGCCAGATTGGGGATGCCGCAAATGA
- a CDS encoding (2Fe-2S) ferredoxin domain-containing protein yields MAFDEGHHVVFEGKQIVRLHRQEGIVADLAMGSDQQFAHFRHHGFAAAVIRKASIAGNRPPRSRSGPHAQNALVPGDMFSSVREESPLPEFDRHIFVCTNRREPGAARPSCSPDGRGELHSLLKDKLKAAKLPGVLRVNKSGCLEQCEHGPTIVVYPEQVWYGFVQPEDLDEIVEEHLRHGRPVERLRLASECLNTPSCRHRPAMVSPASGAPSDGPSGR; encoded by the coding sequence GTGGCCTTCGATGAAGGCCACCATGTCGTCTTTGAGGGAAAGCAGATTGTCCGGTTGCATCGTCAAGAAGGTATTGTCGCAGATTTAGCAATGGGTAGCGACCAGCAATTTGCCCACTTTCGCCATCATGGGTTCGCCGCGGCCGTCATTCGGAAGGCATCTATCGCTGGCAATCGTCCGCCTCGGTCCCGCAGTGGTCCTCATGCTCAGAATGCATTGGTTCCTGGTGATATGTTTAGCTCAGTTCGAGAGGAGTCGCCATTGCCTGAATTCGACCGGCACATCTTCGTATGCACCAATCGCCGCGAGCCGGGCGCGGCCCGTCCATCCTGCAGTCCGGACGGCAGGGGCGAGTTGCACTCCCTGCTGAAGGACAAGCTGAAAGCCGCCAAGCTCCCCGGCGTCCTGCGGGTCAACAAATCCGGGTGCTTGGAGCAGTGTGAGCACGGCCCGACGATTGTGGTTTATCCCGAGCAGGTCTGGTACGGGTTCGTCCAGCCCGAGGACCTCGATGAGATTGTGGAAGAGCATCTTCGCCATGGCCGGCCGGTCGAGAGGTTGCGATTGGCATCCGAGTGTCTCAATACCCCTTCCTGCCGGCATCGGCCCGCCATGGTTTCCCCAGCTTCCGGAGCCCCGTCAGACGGCCCATCGGGGCGGTAA
- a CDS encoding ATP-binding protein: protein MFELAAKLDIAALCKHTSGMRNKPARLCFMAAPEGQRLKESQASRITYTLESSLDSVNRVEQTAEELAKKAGVEEDEVYRIAMAVREAAVNAVLHGNSYDPQKHITASFENTGSDLIIRIADQGVGLDPDTLPDPLAPENLLRGSGRGIFLIRSFMDEVHFKLLNPGTELTLIKHLGAEHAAE, encoded by the coding sequence TTGTTCGAACTGGCTGCAAAGCTTGACATTGCCGCCTTGTGCAAGCACACTTCGGGAATGCGAAACAAGCCTGCTCGGCTTTGTTTCATGGCAGCGCCCGAGGGTCAGCGATTGAAGGAATCACAGGCAAGCCGGATCACATATACGCTCGAGTCCTCGCTGGATAGCGTGAACCGGGTCGAGCAGACAGCTGAAGAACTCGCGAAAAAGGCGGGCGTCGAAGAGGATGAGGTTTACCGCATCGCGATGGCGGTGCGGGAGGCAGCCGTGAATGCTGTCCTTCATGGCAATTCCTACGACCCGCAGAAGCACATTACCGCCTCTTTTGAGAACACGGGTAGCGATCTGATTATTCGCATCGCCGACCAGGGAGTCGGTCTCGATCCCGACACTCTTCCCGATCCTTTGGCCCCCGAAAATCTTCTGCGCGGCTCCGGCCGCGGCATCTTCCTTATCCGCTCCTTTATGGATGAGGTACATTTCAAGTTGCTAAATCCAGGCACAGAACTTACCCTGATCAAGCATTTGGGCGCGGAACATGCGGCGGAATGA
- a CDS encoding ion channel, translating into MQNRARLFLQSRHVDTLTTRKFFLLFIFLLGSLVLYPLAGDNGSRYYLFRFLSTVVILLSVYAVSFRRSLVVFAVVLAVPALLQHTVMFHRIDANWLSIIRIGLSFTFDVFIVVVIFRRVFAHQQPDAETIFGALCIYLLVGFSFASVFGLISDFRPHAFYLDPLTNRHLVPDRFDFVYYSFGTMTSLGAAGITPVSPEARSLTVIESILGILYLAVLISRLMDSYRKRPTSLSASSREEERRTDAALPTDSAP; encoded by the coding sequence ATGCAAAATCGCGCGCGCCTGTTCCTGCAGTCGAGGCACGTAGACACGCTCACCACGCGGAAGTTCTTTCTGCTCTTCATCTTCTTGCTCGGCAGTCTGGTTCTTTATCCGCTCGCCGGCGACAACGGATCCCGGTATTACCTCTTCCGCTTCCTTAGTACTGTGGTCATTCTGCTGAGTGTCTACGCGGTCAGCTTCCGTCGCAGTCTGGTGGTGTTCGCTGTCGTGCTTGCTGTCCCTGCCCTGCTGCAGCACACCGTGATGTTCCACCGGATCGATGCCAATTGGCTGTCGATTATCAGGATCGGTCTGAGCTTCACCTTTGACGTCTTTATCGTCGTCGTGATCTTTCGCCGCGTCTTTGCCCACCAACAGCCCGACGCTGAGACCATCTTTGGCGCGTTGTGTATCTATTTGCTGGTGGGCTTCAGCTTCGCCAGTGTCTTCGGGCTCATCTCCGACTTCCGTCCGCACGCGTTCTACCTCGATCCCTTAACCAACCGGCATCTGGTTCCGGACCGCTTCGACTTCGTCTACTACAGCTTTGGAACGATGACGTCGCTGGGCGCTGCGGGAATCACCCCAGTTTCACCAGAGGCCCGGTCGCTCACGGTCATCGAATCCATCCTCGGCATCCTCTACCTGGCGGTACTGATCTCGAGGTTGATGGATTCCTATCGCAAGCGCCCGACTTCCCTCTCGGCCTCGAGCCGAGAGGAAGAAAGGCGAACTGACGCCGCACTCCCGACTGACTCAGCGCCATAG
- a CDS encoding helix-turn-helix domain-containing protein: MGGRSGAAKRLDMNRTSLVYRMQQLGIGRPVHIRTA; encoded by the coding sequence ATAGGCGGGAGAAGTGGCGCTGCTAAGCGCCTTGATATGAATCGCACCTCGCTCGTCTACAGGATGCAACAATTGGGCATCGGCCGCCCTGTACATATCCGAACCGCTTGA
- a CDS encoding DUF507 family protein translates to MRITRDKLNKLAHVVADTLAETDEADFLEDRNTIRQEARKALETLLLAELKIDQAAKQKIASQRRIIQEGSQEWDILYRKYYNEEVKKLGI, encoded by the coding sequence ATGAGGATCACGCGCGACAAGTTGAACAAGCTCGCTCACGTCGTCGCCGATACCCTCGCTGAGACCGATGAGGCCGACTTTCTGGAGGACCGCAATACCATCCGCCAGGAGGCGCGCAAGGCGCTCGAAACCCTGCTGCTCGCCGAATTGAAAATCGACCAGGCGGCCAAGCAGAAGATCGCCTCGCAACGGCGGATCATCCAGGAAGGCAGCCAGGAGTGGGACATTCTGTACCGGAAGTACTACAACGAAGAAGTGAAGAAGCTGGGTATATAG
- a CDS encoding putative quinol monooxygenase: MAKFAFHVELKAKPGKESAVEAFLKQGAVMAGAEPGLASWYGLKEEDKPGVYRIVDTFNDEVGRDEHLEGELAKALMAKAQELFSEAPKIQRLNIVAEK; encoded by the coding sequence GTGGCAAAGTTTGCGTTCCATGTTGAGTTGAAGGCCAAACCCGGAAAAGAATCAGCGGTCGAAGCATTTCTGAAGCAGGGTGCCGTGATGGCAGGTGCAGAACCCGGACTGGCGAGCTGGTATGGGCTGAAAGAAGAAGACAAGCCAGGAGTATATCGGATAGTCGATACCTTCAACGATGAAGTCGGCCGCGACGAACACCTGGAGGGCGAGCTTGCGAAGGCGCTGATGGCAAAGGCTCAAGAACTGTTTTCTGAGGCTCCTAAGATCCAACGGCTCAACATAGTTGCTGAAAAGTGA
- the recJ gene encoding single-stranded-DNA-specific exonuclease RecJ has translation MSPVAPSISPVAPSLPVSVPPGIVPASTLPRRVRWVVPPTDIDAARELAQSAGIPVVLAQLLRLRGVHSPEAAERFLNVSFDHLHDPYSMAGMTVAVARVKAAIARREPILIYGDYDVDGTVAVVLLKTAIEMIAGPGRSDVRFHVPHRLREGYGMKSEVVEAAVAAGARLVISVDTGIRAFAAAEAAASLGIDLIVTDHHLPDLGRGLPPAIAVLNPNQQDCQYACKHLCGAGVAFKLAQALLEAHDRVRAREKILPSFLKMLAIATIADAVPLLGENRAIAALGIEQLGRPAHPGLRALLELAKLDPVQRRLTSTDIAFRLAPRINAAGRMDIASEVVEMFTTRDSQRARFLAEKLDRLNSDRRNTEAGILDKIEAQLKQDPRLREGPCIVLDGEGWHRGVIGILASRVVEQTGRPAIVITHEADVGAAGGDNAGEAEAHGSGRSIPGFHLLQAIESCHELFTRFGGHAHAVGFSLPSSRVPELRQRLTDYAGIHLRQEDLEPMLLCDAYLPLDQITPELYACLQRLHPTGMNNEDPRFVATNVKVVGQPRILKELHVKLQLARGPGEGAIPALAWRWAGRLAAMGVGDGALLDVVYRLRHNQHPDFGGVELEIEDLRLAEAAAVQSSHPPHSSA, from the coding sequence ATGTCACCAGTAGCCCCCTCAATTTCACCAGTAGCCCCCTCATTGCCCGTTTCAGTCCCGCCGGGTATTGTCCCCGCTTCGACCCTGCCGCGAAGAGTGCGTTGGGTCGTGCCGCCGACTGACATCGATGCGGCCCGGGAGCTCGCGCAAAGCGCCGGCATCCCAGTGGTGCTGGCTCAGCTTTTACGGCTGCGCGGCGTCCACTCCCCGGAGGCAGCGGAGCGGTTTCTGAACGTCAGCTTCGATCACCTCCACGATCCCTACAGCATGGCCGGGATGACGGTGGCGGTGGCGCGGGTCAAGGCGGCGATCGCCCGCCGCGAGCCGATCCTGATCTACGGCGATTATGACGTTGATGGGACGGTGGCCGTGGTCCTGCTCAAGACGGCAATCGAAATGATCGCGGGCCCGGGACGGAGTGACGTCCGCTTCCACGTGCCTCACCGGCTCCGCGAGGGTTACGGCATGAAGAGCGAGGTGGTCGAAGCCGCCGTGGCCGCCGGTGCCCGTCTCGTGATCAGCGTCGACACTGGAATTCGGGCTTTTGCAGCAGCCGAAGCAGCCGCCAGTCTCGGCATCGACCTGATTGTCACGGACCATCATCTGCCGGATCTCGGCCGAGGACTGCCACCGGCAATTGCGGTGCTCAACCCCAATCAGCAGGACTGCCAATATGCGTGCAAGCATCTCTGCGGCGCGGGTGTGGCCTTCAAGCTGGCCCAGGCACTGCTTGAGGCCCATGACCGGGTGAGAGCGCGGGAAAAGATCCTGCCATCCTTCCTGAAGATGCTGGCGATTGCCACCATCGCGGATGCGGTTCCGCTGCTCGGCGAGAACCGGGCGATTGCGGCTCTCGGCATCGAGCAGCTCGGCCGCCCGGCACACCCGGGGCTTCGGGCGCTGCTGGAGCTGGCGAAGCTCGACCCCGTGCAGCGCCGTCTCACCTCGACCGACATCGCCTTCCGGCTGGCCCCACGCATCAATGCCGCCGGGCGCATGGATATCGCGTCCGAGGTAGTTGAGATGTTCACCACCCGCGACTCCCAGCGCGCCCGCTTCCTGGCAGAGAAGCTTGATCGCCTGAACTCCGATCGCCGCAACACCGAGGCCGGCATTCTCGACAAGATCGAAGCCCAGCTTAAGCAAGATCCTCGGCTTCGGGAAGGCCCCTGCATTGTGCTCGACGGAGAGGGCTGGCATCGCGGGGTGATTGGCATCCTTGCCTCGCGGGTCGTCGAGCAGACGGGACGCCCGGCAATCGTGATTACTCACGAGGCAGACGTCGGCGCTGCGGGCGGCGACAACGCAGGGGAGGCTGAGGCGCATGGATCGGGACGCTCCATTCCTGGCTTTCATCTTCTTCAGGCCATCGAGAGCTGCCACGAACTCTTCACTCGCTTCGGAGGCCATGCTCACGCGGTCGGTTTCTCGTTGCCATCCAGCCGGGTGCCGGAATTGCGCCAGCGCCTCACTGACTATGCCGGCATTCATCTGAGGCAGGAGGACCTGGAGCCCATGCTGCTGTGCGATGCTTATTTGCCGCTCGACCAGATCACTCCAGAACTCTATGCATGCCTGCAGCGCCTTCACCCTACCGGCATGAACAACGAAGATCCGCGCTTTGTCGCTACCAACGTAAAAGTGGTGGGACAGCCCCGCATCCTGAAGGAGCTTCATGTCAAACTGCAGTTGGCTCGAGGCCCGGGCGAAGGTGCCATACCCGCTCTCGCCTGGCGCTGGGCCGGCAGGCTTGCGGCGATGGGAGTCGGCGACGGCGCCTTGCTGGATGTGGTCTACCGGCTTCGCCACAACCAGCATCCCGACTTCGGGGGCGTTGAATTGGAAATCGAAGACCTTCGGCTCGCGGAGGCCGCGGCGGTGCAGAGTTCGCATCCGCCACACTCCTCGGCTTAG
- a CDS encoding M61 family metallopeptidase, whose product MNRKSLLLRSTLLFGVAASSCFLSAQTPLPIQVTVDVTDAPRRILHARLSIPVEPGPLTLLYPKWIPGEHEPSGTVDNLAGLFIAANGQDLAWQRDDVNMFAFHLTVPAGVTTLDVKLDFLATAPATGSSAGASTSANLAIVNWNQVVLYPQGKQAEAIQFQPSARMPQGWQYGTALSKASDDNGTVHFEPVSLEQLVDSPLLTGKYFREVPLAPEVSPKHYLDLAADGPEDLQLKPEALAALDNLVRETGALYKSRHYRGYHFLVTLSDQVAHFGLEHHESSDDRAAERTYIDDNLALVSADLLPHEFTHSWNGKYRRPAGLATGNYESPMRGNLLWVYEGLTQYLGDVLAARSGIETAAQYRDALAQSAATFDLRPGRTWRDLQDTATAAQTLYETVDEWDNWRRSVDYYDEGQLIWLEVDTTIRKQSKNKKSLNDFCASFLGLGGDTPPKVVTYTFEDVVNSLNAIVPFDWASFLNERLRSKANHAPLAGIENGGYRIVYTDRPNDFTQATDLVNGATNLWWSIGMTVNTNGRGDDGGKIGDVLVDSPADKAGLGPGMNIIAVNGRQYSGEVLKNAIADAKANSNPIELIVANTGYYKVIRLDYHQGLRYPHLEPIPGAYLALDDILLPLRRISAAR is encoded by the coding sequence ATGAACAGAAAGTCGCTGCTTCTTCGTTCTACCCTTCTGTTTGGCGTCGCTGCTTCTTCCTGCTTCCTTTCTGCACAGACCCCCTTGCCCATTCAAGTCACCGTCGATGTCACCGATGCTCCCCGCCGGATTCTTCATGCGCGGCTTTCCATCCCCGTGGAGCCGGGTCCGCTCACCCTGCTCTATCCAAAATGGATACCCGGGGAGCATGAACCCAGCGGGACGGTCGATAATCTGGCGGGTCTCTTCATTGCTGCCAACGGCCAGGATCTCGCCTGGCAGCGAGACGACGTCAATATGTTCGCCTTCCACCTGACCGTGCCAGCTGGGGTGACGACGCTCGACGTCAAGCTTGACTTTCTCGCTACCGCGCCTGCGACCGGTTCTTCGGCCGGCGCCTCTACATCGGCGAACCTCGCGATAGTGAATTGGAACCAAGTGGTGCTCTATCCGCAAGGGAAGCAGGCCGAGGCGATCCAGTTCCAGCCGTCGGCGCGCATGCCGCAGGGATGGCAGTATGGAACGGCGCTCAGCAAAGCCTCCGACGACAACGGCACGGTGCACTTCGAACCGGTATCGCTCGAACAATTAGTCGATTCACCGCTGCTGACGGGAAAGTACTTTCGCGAAGTTCCGCTGGCGCCGGAAGTGAGTCCAAAGCATTATCTCGATCTGGCTGCAGATGGGCCTGAGGATCTCCAACTGAAGCCGGAAGCGCTTGCTGCCCTGGATAATCTGGTGCGGGAAACCGGCGCTCTTTACAAGTCGAGACACTATCGGGGCTATCACTTCCTGGTCACGCTCAGCGATCAGGTGGCGCACTTCGGCCTGGAGCACCATGAATCGAGCGACGACCGCGCGGCCGAACGGACCTACATCGACGACAACCTGGCACTGGTATCGGCAGATCTGCTGCCGCATGAATTCACTCATTCCTGGAACGGCAAATATCGTCGCCCGGCAGGTTTGGCGACTGGCAACTATGAGAGCCCAATGCGGGGAAATCTTCTTTGGGTCTATGAGGGCCTGACCCAGTATCTCGGGGATGTGCTGGCAGCGCGGAGCGGCATCGAAACAGCCGCTCAGTACCGCGACGCCCTCGCCCAGAGTGCGGCCACCTTCGACCTCAGGCCGGGCCGCACCTGGCGCGATCTGCAGGACACCGCGACCGCGGCCCAGACTCTCTATGAGACTGTGGATGAATGGGACAACTGGCGCCGGAGCGTTGACTACTACGACGAAGGACAGCTGATCTGGCTGGAGGTCGACACTACCATCCGCAAGCAGAGTAAGAACAAGAAAAGCCTTAACGACTTCTGCGCGTCGTTTCTCGGGCTTGGCGGCGACACCCCGCCAAAGGTAGTGACCTACACCTTTGAAGATGTAGTCAACAGCTTGAATGCGATTGTCCCTTTCGATTGGGCGTCCTTCCTGAATGAGCGATTAAGGTCGAAGGCGAATCATGCTCCGCTGGCCGGCATCGAAAACGGCGGTTACCGGATTGTCTATACCGACCGGCCCAATGACTTCACCCAAGCCACGGACCTAGTCAACGGCGCCACAAACCTCTGGTGGTCGATTGGGATGACGGTAAACACCAATGGCCGAGGCGACGATGGCGGCAAGATCGGCGACGTGCTGGTCGATTCCCCCGCGGATAAAGCCGGCCTTGGTCCAGGGATGAACATCATCGCTGTGAACGGCAGGCAGTACTCGGGTGAAGTGCTGAAGAATGCAATTGCCGACGCCAAGGCAAACTCCAACCCCATTGAATTAATTGTCGCCAATACCGGTTATTACAAGGTCATTCGACTCGACTATCACCAGGGATTGCGCTATCCCCACCTAGAACCTATCCCCGGTGCGTACCTGGCCCTGGACGACATTCTGCTGCCGCTGCGGAGAATTTCTGCAGCCCGATAG
- a CDS encoding Nif3-like dinuclear metal center hexameric protein, with protein MRLPARCLGLVLLAANLTAPAQQLTARQVIERIKQATGAESPAQTVDTFKGGDPEEKVTGIATTFLDTYAVLQQAAADGHNLIITHEPTFYTHTDDKSILGNDPVQAQKEAFVRDHHLVVWRFHDLWHLRNPDGILEGVTAKLGWEQFQVPGQPHLFKLPQQTLGDLETNLKQQLGAELFRVVGDRKMQVSRVALLPGASGEVKQVEFLERDDVEVLVAGEAAEWETVEYARDAIAEGRHKALILVGHEVSEEPGMEYCAKWLQGLFPGVPVEFLKAGSPFAAVPAHGSR; from the coding sequence ATGCGATTACCGGCCCGATGCCTTGGCCTGGTCCTGTTAGCCGCTAACCTGACCGCTCCTGCCCAGCAATTAACCGCTCGGCAGGTGATCGAACGGATCAAGCAGGCGACCGGAGCCGAATCCCCGGCGCAGACCGTCGACACGTTCAAAGGGGGCGACCCGGAAGAAAAAGTTACCGGCATCGCCACCACCTTTCTCGACACCTATGCTGTCTTGCAGCAGGCCGCAGCCGATGGGCATAACCTCATCATCACCCATGAACCCACCTTCTACACGCACACCGACGACAAAAGCATCCTCGGGAACGATCCGGTGCAGGCGCAGAAAGAAGCCTTCGTCCGCGACCATCACCTGGTGGTCTGGCGCTTTCACGACCTGTGGCACCTGCGCAATCCTGACGGAATTCTGGAGGGAGTGACGGCAAAGCTCGGCTGGGAGCAGTTCCAGGTTCCGGGACAGCCGCATCTGTTCAAGCTTCCCCAACAGACGCTTGGCGATCTGGAGACAAACCTGAAACAGCAACTCGGAGCGGAATTGTTTCGCGTGGTTGGCGACCGGAAGATGCAAGTAAGCCGGGTGGCGCTCTTGCCGGGAGCTTCCGGCGAAGTCAAGCAGGTCGAGTTCCTCGAACGCGATGATGTCGAGGTGCTGGTCGCTGGCGAAGCAGCCGAGTGGGAGACGGTCGAGTACGCCCGCGACGCAATCGCCGAAGGCCGTCATAAGGCCTTGATTCTGGTGGGACACGAGGTCTCAGAAGAACCTGGCATGGAGTATTGCGCCAAGTGGCTTCAAGGCTTGTTCCCAGGGGTGCCAGTCGAGTTTCTGAAAGCGGGCAGTCCCTTCGCGGCTGTTCCTGCGCATGGCTCGCGCTGA
- a CDS encoding DUF507 family protein, whose translation MIFSREYVGYLARQTVKHLVDAKMIHTENLKKVEDRVTQGLIEELSLEDRINEEVRVILDAYQDDMRRSGASYMEMFKKVKIELARKYKAVL comes from the coding sequence ATGATTTTTTCTAGAGAGTATGTCGGATATCTGGCTCGTCAGACGGTAAAACATTTGGTCGACGCGAAGATGATCCACACCGAAAACCTGAAGAAGGTCGAAGACCGCGTCACCCAGGGCCTGATCGAAGAGCTCTCTCTGGAGGACCGCATCAACGAAGAGGTGCGGGTGATTCTTGACGCCTACCAGGACGACATGCGGCGAAGCGGCGCCAGCTACATGGAGATGTTCAAGAAGGTCAAGATTGAACTGGCGCGCAAGTATAAGGCGGTCCTATGA